Proteins found in one Allorhizobium pseudoryzae genomic segment:
- a CDS encoding DUF930 domain-containing protein, with protein MTLRPSTAAACLALMAAFPAHALDSSIVQQLDRLTPEERREQRCDIEAMRRIAKQEGDFRPDKVIAYTFGDTVEAGDLFKAPGAVFRSKGEWYRLKYKCKTAEDGLTIQSFDYKVGTKVPRDEWSEYYLYE; from the coding sequence ATGACACTGAGACCTTCGACCGCCGCCGCCTGCCTTGCGCTGATGGCGGCTTTTCCCGCCCATGCGCTCGACAGCAGCATCGTTCAGCAGCTCGACCGCCTGACGCCCGAGGAGCGGCGCGAGCAGCGTTGCGACATCGAGGCCATGCGCCGCATTGCCAAGCAGGAGGGGGATTTCCGCCCCGACAAGGTGATTGCCTACACCTTTGGCGATACCGTGGAAGCGGGCGATCTCTTCAAGGCACCGGGCGCCGTCTTTCGCAGCAAGGGCGAATGGTACCGGCTGAAATACAAGTGCAAGACGGCCGAGGACGGCCTGACGATCCAGTCCTTCGACTACAAGGTTGGCACCAAGGTGCCGCGCGACGAGTGGTCGGAATATTATCTCTACGAATGA
- a CDS encoding S9 family peptidase, with amino-acid sequence MARTKAVFQNLPTPPNAKKVAFSDTRHGITRTDDYAWLRADNWQAMFKDPSILDPEIRAHLEAENAYMEAALGDTADLQKALFAEMKGRIKEDDSSVPVKDGAFAYGTLFVTGGEQAHYFRTPRDGGDRHLLLDGDREAEGKDYFRLAGIDHCSDHSHGIWGYDDKGSEYFTLRVRNLETGEDLSDVIENTAGGGVWAPDGKSFFYTLQDENHRPSKVFHHIVGQPQSADRLVYEEKDPGFFMGVGGSLLDDVIYIDIHDHETSEYRILSTRDLTAEPKLVAEREEGVEYSMTEGGDIFYILTNDGGAKDFKIMAAPFDRPGKANWVDVVPHEPGRLILSHAAYARHLIWLERREGLPRIVIMDRASGEQHAIAFAEEAYSLGLQGAAEYDTDVIRFSYSSMTTPSQLFDYNMATRERVLLKTQEVPSGHNPDDYVTRRVMAPAQDGELVPVSLLYRRDTKLDGSAPCLLYGYGAYGVTIPASFSTNTLSLADRGFVYAIAHVRGGKDKGFAWYEDGKMEGKQNTFKDFIAAADHLVKEGVTSYDNIIAEGGSAGGMLMGAIANMAPEKFAGIIAAVPFVDVLNTMLDDTLPLTPPEWPEWGNPLESEEEYRWIAAYSPYDNVGDKPYPPILAISGLTDPRVTYWEPTKWIARLRDTAPEAGPYLLKTNMAAGHGGKSGRFQRLEEIAFEYAFAIKVAGKM; translated from the coding sequence TTGGCCCGAACCAAAGCCGTTTTCCAGAACCTCCCTACCCCACCGAACGCCAAGAAGGTTGCCTTCAGCGATACCCGCCACGGGATAACCCGCACGGATGATTACGCCTGGCTGCGCGCCGACAACTGGCAGGCAATGTTCAAGGACCCGTCGATCCTCGATCCGGAGATCCGGGCGCATCTGGAGGCGGAAAACGCCTACATGGAAGCCGCCCTTGGTGACACGGCCGACCTGCAGAAGGCCCTGTTTGCCGAAATGAAGGGGCGCATCAAGGAGGATGACAGCTCCGTTCCGGTGAAGGACGGCGCGTTTGCCTATGGCACGCTGTTCGTCACCGGCGGCGAGCAGGCGCATTATTTCCGCACCCCGCGCGACGGCGGCGACAGACACCTCCTGCTCGACGGCGACCGGGAAGCCGAGGGCAAGGACTATTTCCGGCTTGCCGGAATCGACCATTGCAGCGACCACAGCCACGGCATCTGGGGTTATGACGACAAGGGCTCGGAATATTTCACCCTTCGCGTGCGCAATCTCGAAACCGGTGAGGATCTTTCCGACGTGATCGAGAACACCGCCGGCGGCGGCGTCTGGGCGCCGGACGGCAAGAGTTTCTTCTACACGCTGCAGGACGAAAACCACCGCCCGTCCAAAGTCTTCCACCACATTGTCGGTCAGCCGCAATCGGCCGACCGGCTGGTCTACGAGGAGAAGGACCCGGGCTTCTTCATGGGTGTCGGCGGCTCGCTGCTGGACGACGTGATCTATATCGACATCCACGACCACGAGACCTCAGAATACCGCATCCTCTCGACCAGGGACCTGACCGCCGAACCTAAACTGGTAGCGGAGCGCGAAGAGGGCGTGGAATATTCCATGACCGAGGGCGGCGATATCTTCTACATCCTGACCAATGATGGCGGCGCCAAGGATTTCAAGATCATGGCCGCTCCCTTCGATCGCCCGGGCAAGGCGAATTGGGTGGACGTGGTGCCGCACGAGCCGGGCCGTCTCATCCTCTCGCATGCCGCCTATGCGCGCCATCTGATCTGGCTGGAACGCCGCGAGGGCCTGCCGCGCATCGTGATCATGGACCGCGCAAGCGGCGAGCAACATGCGATCGCCTTTGCCGAAGAGGCCTATTCGCTGGGGCTTCAGGGGGCGGCGGAATATGACACCGACGTCATCCGCTTCTCCTATTCCTCGATGACGACGCCGAGCCAGCTCTTCGACTACAACATGGCGACGCGCGAACGGGTGCTGTTGAAGACGCAGGAAGTGCCCTCCGGCCATAACCCGGACGACTACGTGACGCGCCGGGTGATGGCGCCCGCGCAGGACGGCGAACTGGTGCCGGTCTCGCTGCTCTACCGCCGCGACACCAAGCTCGACGGCTCGGCGCCCTGCCTGCTCTACGGTTACGGCGCCTATGGCGTGACGATCCCCGCCTCGTTTTCCACCAATACGCTGTCGCTCGCCGATCGCGGTTTTGTGTACGCCATCGCCCATGTCCGCGGCGGCAAGGACAAGGGTTTTGCCTGGTACGAAGACGGCAAGATGGAAGGCAAGCAAAACACCTTCAAGGACTTCATCGCCGCCGCCGACCATCTGGTGAAGGAAGGGGTCACCTCCTACGACAACATCATTGCCGAGGGCGGGTCTGCCGGCGGGATGCTGATGGGGGCGATCGCCAACATGGCGCCGGAAAAGTTTGCCGGCATCATCGCCGCGGTGCCGTTTGTCGACGTCTTGAACACCATGCTGGACGATACCCTGCCGCTCACCCCGCCGGAATGGCCGGAATGGGGCAATCCGCTCGAGTCGGAAGAGGAATATCGCTGGATCGCCGCCTATTCGCCCTATGACAATGTCGGCGACAAACCCTATCCGCCGATTCTCGCCATCTCCGGCCTCACCGACCCGCGCGTCACCTACTGGGAGCCAACCAAGTGGATCGCCCGGTTGCGCGACACGGCACCTGAGGCAGGTCCCTATCTCCTGAAGACCAACATGGCCGCCGGCCACGGCGGCAAGTCCGGCCGCTTCCAGCGGCTGGAGGAAATCGCCTTCGAATATGCGTTCGCGATCAAGGTGGCGGGGAAGATGTGA
- a CDS encoding type II toxin-antitoxin system RelE/ParE family toxin → MIEVRQHPDFVRWLRSLRDRAAQVRIAMRLVRLEAGLMGDAKFFDGIGELRIDYGPGYRVYFVKRGTRLIILLCGGDKSSQARDIAQAKRLAEDVP, encoded by the coding sequence ATGATCGAGGTCCGCCAACATCCGGATTTTGTGCGATGGCTCAGGAGCCTGAGAGATCGGGCAGCGCAGGTGCGCATTGCCATGCGGCTGGTGCGTCTTGAGGCCGGTCTGATGGGAGATGCCAAGTTCTTTGACGGCATCGGCGAGCTGCGCATCGATTATGGCCCGGGCTATCGGGTCTATTTCGTCAAGCGCGGCACGCGCTTGATCATTCTGCTGTGCGGCGGAGACAAGTCGAGCCAGGCCAGAGACATCGCGCAGGCGAAAAGGCTGGCGGAGGATGTACCATGA
- a CDS encoding addiction module antidote protein, with protein MTVEPIPFEASEFFETVDSQALLLSDALETGDCAYIAHAFGVIAKARGMTGIAREAGVTREALYKALSEKGDPKLSTLLGVAKALGLKFTVVPASDAAE; from the coding sequence ATGACAGTCGAACCCATTCCCTTCGAAGCGAGCGAGTTCTTCGAGACGGTCGACAGCCAGGCGCTGCTGTTGAGCGATGCTCTGGAGACCGGCGATTGCGCCTATATCGCCCATGCCTTCGGCGTCATTGCCAAGGCGCGGGGCATGACGGGGATCGCCCGGGAAGCGGGCGTGACCCGCGAGGCGCTCTACAAGGCGCTGAGCGAAAAAGGTGATCCGAAACTGTCCACCCTTTTGGGCGTTGCCAAGGCGTTGGGCCTGAAGTTTACGGTCGTTCCAGCATCGGATGCGGCAGAATAG
- a CDS encoding PepSY-associated TM helix domain-containing protein, translated as MSRSAPSKPFLSPEMRAFLTRLHFYIGLFVGPFIFVAALSGTLYVLTPQLENYVFRDYLTGATGEAQSLERQVNAARTYLGPDASLFAVRPAPRPGDTTRVMFADPTLGESETRAVFVDPVTLAVKGDLVVYGTSGILPLRLTIDLFHRHLLLGAIGRNYSELAASWLWIATLGGVTLWALRRRFDAARTKRTPEAGARRMHTTLGLWLAAGLLFLSATGLTWSKYAGDNIDALRQSLNWITPSVSLKLDAAVLTADPHAGHADHAAHADHMKATMPAPTPGLPDPATLMDPVLATAKAAGINSPMVEIRPSKSADKAWMVREYDRSTPTEVDTIAIDPASMTVTSRADFDTFTIIPKLIRWGIDIHMGIKFGLINQIVMAVIGSALCVSIVYGYVLWWKRRPAPGAPARTLIQSWLYLGTLSKLCVLAVALALGLALPVMGLSLIAFVLIDGIRWRLDKVRHATRRPRTAPAE; from the coding sequence ATGAGCCGGTCCGCCCCGTCCAAGCCGTTCCTCAGTCCTGAAATGCGGGCCTTCCTCACCCGGCTGCATTTCTACATCGGCCTCTTCGTCGGGCCGTTCATCTTCGTGGCGGCCCTGTCCGGCACGCTCTATGTGCTGACCCCTCAACTCGAAAACTACGTCTTCCGGGACTATCTGACCGGCGCCACCGGCGAGGCCCAGAGCCTGGAGCGGCAGGTGAATGCGGCGCGCACGTATCTCGGGCCGGATGCCTCCCTGTTTGCCGTCCGCCCGGCACCGAGACCCGGCGATACCACGCGGGTGATGTTTGCCGACCCGACGCTCGGCGAATCCGAAACGCGCGCCGTCTTCGTCGATCCGGTGACGCTCGCCGTGAAGGGGGATCTGGTGGTCTATGGCACGAGCGGTATCCTGCCTCTGCGCCTCACCATCGACCTCTTCCACCGTCATCTGCTGCTCGGCGCCATCGGCCGCAACTACAGTGAACTCGCCGCCTCCTGGCTGTGGATCGCCACACTCGGCGGCGTCACGCTCTGGGCCTTGCGGCGCCGCTTCGATGCGGCACGCACGAAGAGGACGCCAGAGGCCGGCGCCCGCCGAATGCACACGACCCTCGGCCTGTGGCTGGCGGCGGGACTTCTCTTCCTCTCGGCGACCGGGCTCACCTGGTCGAAATATGCCGGCGATAACATCGATGCACTGCGCCAGTCGCTGAACTGGATCACGCCCTCGGTGTCGCTGAAGCTGGACGCCGCCGTGCTGACTGCCGACCCGCATGCCGGCCACGCCGATCATGCCGCCCATGCCGATCACATGAAGGCGACGATGCCGGCGCCGACCCCCGGCCTGCCTGATCCGGCGACCCTGATGGATCCGGTTCTTGCGACCGCAAAGGCGGCCGGCATTAATTCGCCGATGGTGGAGATCCGCCCCTCGAAATCCGCCGACAAGGCCTGGATGGTGCGCGAATACGACCGGTCCACCCCGACGGAGGTGGATACGATCGCGATTGACCCGGCCAGCATGACGGTGACGAGCCGGGCCGATTTCGACACCTTCACGATCATTCCGAAGCTGATCCGCTGGGGCATCGATATCCACATGGGCATCAAGTTCGGCCTCATCAACCAGATCGTCATGGCGGTGATCGGCAGCGCGCTCTGTGTCTCGATCGTCTACGGCTATGTGCTCTGGTGGAAGCGCCGCCCGGCACCGGGGGCACCGGCCCGCACGCTCATCCAGTCCTGGCTCTATCTCGGGACCCTCAGCAAGCTTTGCGTCCTTGCGGTGGCGCTCGCCCTCGGTCTCGCGCTCCCGGTCATGGGCTTGAGCCTGATCGCCTTCGTGCTGATCGACGGCATACGCTGGCGGCTGGACAAGGTCCGTCACGCCACCCGCCGTCCGCGCACCGCCCCGGCGGAGTGA
- a CDS encoding DUF2946 family protein: MTTRDTCPPGLLQKGLTIVLLGYALAIQLFVGAYFQQKMVVAALDSEAVICSSMSGLAIGAHPADDPAGDQGKAHCLALCQLACGSGPALAAVLRDLPSHQPASQSVPFATASARAAVSTLYDTPQARGPPLISRTL; the protein is encoded by the coding sequence ATGACGACACGCGACACCTGCCCGCCCGGCCTGCTGCAGAAGGGCCTGACCATAGTCCTTCTGGGCTATGCGCTGGCGATTCAGCTGTTCGTCGGCGCCTATTTCCAGCAGAAGATGGTGGTCGCGGCACTCGATAGCGAGGCCGTCATCTGTTCCAGCATGTCCGGCCTCGCTATCGGCGCCCATCCCGCCGATGACCCTGCCGGTGATCAGGGCAAGGCGCATTGTCTGGCCCTCTGCCAGCTCGCCTGCGGTTCCGGCCCGGCGCTGGCCGCTGTCCTGCGCGACCTGCCGTCCCATCAGCCGGCCAGCCAGTCCGTTCCCTTTGCCACGGCTAGCGCGCGTGCGGCGGTCTCGACGCTCTACGACACGCCGCAGGCCCGCGGTCCTCCCTTGATCTCCCGCACGCTGTAA
- a CDS encoding DUF2254 domain-containing protein has product MFSNQIWFLKQMMRRLWFTATLYCLFGIATALAAIWLAPYLPEDLPRTFGAKSVDSILTIIASSMLAVTTFSLTTLVSATSAAANSATPRATSLLLEDRTAQRALSTFLGSFLFSLIGLIALNTELYGERGRFLLFLSTLLMVALIVVTLLRWIDHLAGLGRVGETISRVEDAASGALSAHRRDPSLGARAWQAPPAGAIDILHDTVGYVQYLDMASIGRLAEQLDATIHVTRRPGSQCDPSEPIAHLVLKDHGQTLSPESVASLRAAFSIGDRRSFDQDPRFGLITLSEIASKALSPGINDPGTAIDVLATITRLLAQAPHSEPAPVRHDRVYVAPLSDEELLDAAFMPISRDGAGQVEVAIRLQKSLAAIAAAGIDDRAACRRIARSALGRATAALSFEEDRERLEAVHSRLFSQAD; this is encoded by the coding sequence ATGTTTTCCAACCAGATCTGGTTTCTGAAGCAGATGATGCGGCGGTTGTGGTTTACCGCCACGCTGTATTGCCTGTTCGGCATTGCAACGGCGCTCGCCGCCATCTGGCTTGCGCCCTACCTGCCGGAGGATCTGCCGCGCACCTTTGGTGCGAAATCGGTGGATTCGATCCTCACCATCATTGCCTCCAGCATGCTGGCGGTGACGACCTTTTCGCTGACCACGCTGGTGTCGGCCACCAGTGCTGCGGCCAACAGCGCCACGCCGCGCGCCACAAGCCTGCTTCTGGAAGACCGCACGGCGCAACGGGCGCTCTCCACCTTTCTCGGCTCCTTCCTGTTTTCGCTGATCGGCCTGATTGCGCTCAATACCGAGCTTTACGGCGAGCGCGGGCGTTTTCTCCTGTTTCTCTCCACCCTTTTGATGGTGGCGCTGATCGTTGTGACGCTGCTGCGCTGGATCGACCATCTGGCGGGGCTTGGCCGCGTCGGCGAGACCATTTCACGGGTGGAGGATGCCGCAAGCGGGGCGCTTTCCGCCCACCGCAGGGACCCGAGCCTCGGAGCCCGGGCCTGGCAGGCACCGCCGGCCGGGGCCATCGACATCCTGCATGACACGGTGGGCTATGTGCAGTATCTCGACATGGCATCGATCGGCCGGCTGGCGGAACAACTCGATGCGACGATCCACGTCACCCGCCGGCCTGGCAGCCAGTGCGACCCGTCCGAGCCCATCGCGCATCTGGTGCTGAAGGATCACGGGCAGACGCTGTCGCCCGAGTCTGTCGCAAGCCTGCGGGCCGCCTTTTCGATCGGCGATCGCCGCTCCTTCGACCAGGATCCGCGGTTTGGCCTGATCACGCTGTCGGAAATCGCCTCCAAGGCGCTGTCGCCCGGCATCAACGATCCCGGCACGGCGATCGACGTTCTGGCGACCATCACGAGGCTTCTGGCGCAGGCGCCTCACAGCGAACCGGCGCCGGTGCGGCACGACAGGGTCTATGTGGCGCCACTTTCCGACGAGGAACTGCTCGATGCCGCCTTCATGCCGATCTCGCGGGACGGCGCCGGCCAGGTGGAGGTGGCGATCCGCCTGCAGAAATCACTGGCGGCGATTGCCGCTGCCGGGATCGACGACCGGGCGGCCTGCCGCCGGATAGCACGCTCTGCGCTCGGACGGGCGACGGCCGCATTGTCCTTTGAGGAGGACCGCGAGCGGCTTGAGGCCGTGCATTCCCGCCTCTTTTCGCAAGCCGACTGA
- the dmeF gene encoding CDF family Co(II)/Ni(II) efflux transporter DmeF, which translates to METASGTGHGHHDHLDEHHHHAHTHAHVFLGENHSRNERKVWLVIALTAVTMVAEIVAGTVYGSMALLADGWHMSTHAGAMLIAAGAYWYARREAHNSRFTFGTGKLGDLAGFASAVALALIALLIAVESLLRLYAPGAIAFDQAILVAVLGLVVNLASAWLLKDTHHHGHHHDDHRHKGAHHHDGHHGHHGHHGHHGHHGHHAGADNNLRAAYLHVLADALTSVLAIVALLLGRAYGLVWLDPVMGIVGGLVIARWSFSLIRDTSRVLLDAVPGEGQLTRSIRARLEGEGERITDLHVWQVGPGHHAAIVSLVTERPQPPEAYKQKIADLKGLSHVTMEVTPA; encoded by the coding sequence ATGGAAACCGCCAGCGGGACCGGCCACGGCCATCACGATCACCTTGATGAACACCATCACCACGCCCATACCCACGCCCATGTCTTTCTCGGCGAAAACCACAGCCGGAATGAACGCAAGGTCTGGCTCGTCATCGCCCTGACGGCCGTCACCATGGTGGCGGAAATCGTTGCCGGCACGGTTTATGGCTCCATGGCGCTTCTGGCGGATGGCTGGCACATGTCCACCCATGCCGGCGCCATGCTGATTGCCGCCGGCGCCTATTGGTATGCGCGGCGCGAGGCGCACAATAGCCGCTTCACCTTCGGCACCGGCAAGCTGGGGGATCTCGCCGGTTTTGCGAGCGCCGTGGCGCTGGCGCTGATCGCCCTCCTGATTGCCGTGGAAAGCCTGCTGCGCCTGTATGCGCCGGGTGCCATCGCCTTTGATCAGGCCATCCTGGTGGCGGTGCTCGGGCTTGTCGTCAATCTGGCCAGCGCCTGGCTGCTGAAGGATACGCACCATCACGGGCATCACCATGACGATCACCGGCACAAGGGCGCCCATCATCACGATGGTCATCACGGGCACCACGGGCACCACGGCCATCATGGTCACCATGGCCACCACGCCGGGGCAGACAACAATCTGCGGGCTGCCTATCTGCATGTGCTGGCCGATGCCTTGACCTCGGTGCTTGCCATCGTCGCCCTACTGCTGGGGCGGGCCTATGGTCTCGTCTGGCTCGATCCGGTCATGGGCATTGTCGGCGGTCTGGTCATTGCGCGCTGGTCGTTCAGCCTGATCCGCGACACCTCGCGCGTGCTGCTGGATGCGGTACCCGGCGAAGGGCAATTGACCCGGTCGATCCGCGCGCGTCTGGAAGGGGAGGGGGAAAGGATCACCGATCTGCACGTCTGGCAGGTGGGGCCCGGCCATCACGCGGCCATCGTCTCGTTGGTGACAGAGAGGCCGCAGCCGCCGGAGGCTTACAAGCAAAAGATTGCCGACCTGAAAGGTCTCTCGCATGTGACGATGGAGGTCACGCCAGCCTGA
- the dmeR gene encoding Ni(II)/Co(II)-sensing transcriptional repressor DmeR, which produces MTHTVRDRDKLLTRVRRLKGQMEAVERALLAEKPCGEVLQLLASIRGALSGLTGEVMHDHLHEHVVHAASEAEREAAAAELAEVLRTYIR; this is translated from the coding sequence ATGACGCACACGGTTCGGGACAGGGACAAGCTTTTGACGCGGGTCCGCCGCCTCAAAGGGCAGATGGAGGCGGTGGAGCGTGCGCTTCTGGCGGAAAAACCCTGCGGCGAGGTGCTGCAACTGCTGGCGTCCATCCGCGGAGCGCTCTCGGGCCTCACCGGTGAGGTGATGCACGATCACCTGCACGAACATGTCGTGCATGCGGCAAGCGAGGCCGAGCGCGAGGCGGCCGCTGCGGAACTGGCCGAGGTTTTGCGCACCTATATCCGCTGA
- a CDS encoding cation transporter translates to MSAGCGHHHGTFEGLSADYKRRLWAVIAINAVMFFVEMTAGRMAGSQALQADALDFFADSVTYGISLAVIGASLKVRTLAAAAKGLSLFLMGLFVFGSTVYRVFVTGVPEAPIMGVIGFLALAANLASVLLLVNYKDGDANVRSVWLCSRNDAIGNVVVMIAALGVWGTATAWPDLAVAAVMAGLFLTSSFQILTQSFAEWRAGGAIDPDLDPHDHGQAGQAKAKGGGACCAHDGQHADHHHGHAH, encoded by the coding sequence ATGAGCGCGGGCTGCGGCCATCATCACGGCACATTCGAGGGCCTTTCGGCCGATTACAAACGGCGCCTCTGGGCGGTCATCGCCATCAATGCGGTGATGTTTTTCGTGGAAATGACGGCGGGGCGCATGGCCGGTTCCCAGGCGCTGCAGGCGGATGCGCTGGATTTCTTCGCCGATTCCGTCACCTACGGCATTTCGCTTGCGGTGATCGGCGCGTCCCTGAAGGTGCGCACGCTGGCGGCGGCGGCAAAGGGCCTCAGCCTGTTCCTGATGGGCCTCTTCGTCTTCGGGTCCACCGTCTACCGCGTCTTTGTCACCGGCGTGCCGGAAGCGCCGATCATGGGCGTCATCGGTTTCCTGGCGCTTGCCGCCAACCTGGCAAGCGTGCTGTTGCTGGTCAACTACAAGGATGGCGATGCCAATGTCCGCTCGGTCTGGCTCTGCTCGCGCAATGATGCGATCGGCAATGTGGTCGTCATGATCGCCGCACTCGGCGTCTGGGGCACGGCCACCGCCTGGCCGGATCTGGCGGTCGCCGCCGTCATGGCCGGCCTGTTCCTGACGTCGTCCTTCCAGATCCTGACCCAGTCCTTTGCCGAATGGCGGGCGGGCGGCGCGATCGACCCGGATCTCGATCCGCATGATCACGGGCAGGCGGGGCAGGCTAAGGCCAAAGGCGGCGGTGCGTGCTGCGCGCACGACGGCCAACACGCCGACCATCATCATGGCCACGCCCACTGA
- a CDS encoding MerR family transcriptional regulator yields MFSIGDVSKRTGVKVPTIRYYEQMGLMAPSERSEGNQRRYSRTDVERLTFIRHARDLGFEIDRIRELIALSHHKDAPCDGADRIATAHLTEVRQKIDQLKRLETELERIVSHCGGHTVEDCYVIRALSDHGLCEHEH; encoded by the coding sequence ATGTTCTCGATCGGCGACGTGTCGAAGCGGACGGGCGTGAAGGTGCCGACCATCCGCTACTATGAGCAGATGGGGCTGATGGCACCCTCGGAACGCTCCGAGGGCAACCAGCGGCGCTACAGCCGCACGGATGTGGAGCGGCTGACTTTTATCCGCCACGCCCGCGACCTCGGCTTCGAGATCGACCGCATCCGCGAGCTGATTGCGCTCAGCCACCACAAGGACGCGCCGTGCGACGGCGCAGACCGCATCGCGACTGCCCATCTCACCGAAGTGCGCCAGAAGATCGACCAGCTGAAGCGGCTGGAGACGGAGCTGGAACGCATCGTCTCCCACTGCGGCGGCCATACGGTGGAGGATTGCTATGTGATCCGCGCGCTCTCGGACCATGGGCTGTGCGAGCACGAGCATTGA
- a CDS encoding type II toxin-antitoxin system RelE/ParE family toxin translates to MRYRVVIHAEAAQELREVYDYIADRAGAERAWSYVSGLQQFLERLADFPERGTVRGGAFKDMRIIGYRRRMSIAFVVRAHTLMVLGFLYAGKDLRPERLAARAKDDPQQGT, encoded by the coding sequence ATGAGATACCGCGTCGTCATTCACGCGGAGGCGGCGCAGGAGTTGCGCGAGGTTTACGATTATATCGCCGATCGTGCGGGGGCCGAACGGGCATGGAGCTATGTTTCCGGTCTTCAGCAGTTTCTGGAGCGGCTCGCTGATTTTCCGGAGCGGGGAACGGTAAGAGGGGGCGCCTTCAAAGACATGCGTATCATCGGATACCGGCGCAGGATGAGCATCGCGTTTGTGGTCCGGGCGCACACGTTGATGGTGCTGGGCTTTCTGTATGCCGGAAAAGATCTACGACCGGAACGCCTTGCCGCGCGGGCAAAGGATGATCCGCAACAGGGGACATGA
- a CDS encoding ribbon-helix-helix domain-containing protein, which produces MVVKLSLTPEDEQRIARHLSTGRFEDAADLVRHGLALIEDQDREREDWLDNDVRPRLTDIENRPERFLAASDVFADLAERHRKGVSAGS; this is translated from the coding sequence ATGGTGGTGAAATTGTCGTTGACGCCGGAGGACGAGCAGAGGATTGCGCGGCATCTTTCGACCGGTCGCTTCGAGGATGCAGCCGATCTCGTGCGCCACGGCCTGGCCCTCATCGAGGATCAGGATCGCGAACGTGAGGACTGGTTGGACAACGATGTCCGGCCGCGTCTCACCGACATCGAGAACCGGCCTGAACGCTTTCTGGCTGCGTCGGATGTCTTTGCGGATCTGGCCGAGCGGCACCGGAAGGGCGTTTCGGCTGGCTCATGA
- a CDS encoding GNAT family N-acetyltransferase — MPEDTEISLLRPAVVNIRVAKPRDLPDLNDMIAALAAHHGDASAMTPEALERDLFGPMPWIQALVADGGDGLMGYAILVPLYRAQEGKRGMDLHHLFVRDGHRGHGIGQHLVNRARDCARAQGCDFLSVSAATGNFAAHRFYEQMDFIPRPVTGMRFLQPLA; from the coding sequence ATGCCTGAAGATACCGAAATCTCCCTTCTGCGCCCGGCCGTGGTGAATATTCGGGTGGCGAAACCCCGCGACCTGCCGGACCTCAACGACATGATTGCGGCACTGGCCGCCCATCACGGCGATGCATCGGCAATGACGCCCGAGGCGCTGGAGCGCGACCTGTTCGGCCCGATGCCGTGGATCCAGGCGCTGGTGGCCGATGGCGGCGACGGACTGATGGGATATGCCATTCTCGTGCCGCTCTACCGCGCCCAGGAGGGCAAACGCGGCATGGACCTGCACCATCTTTTCGTGCGCGACGGCCATCGTGGCCATGGCATCGGCCAGCATCTCGTCAACCGTGCGCGGGACTGCGCCCGCGCGCAAGGCTGCGACTTCCTCTCGGTCTCGGCCGCCACCGGCAATTTCGCCGCGCACCGGTTCTACGAACAGATGGATTTCATCCCGCGCCCGGTGACCGGCATGCGCTTTCTGCAGCCGCTGGCCTGA
- a CDS encoding DJ-1/PfpI family protein has protein sequence MARLAIALTPAYADWEIGMLTAVARSFLGAEIVTASPDGAPVTSMGGLKVTPDSAYGDLVPTEFDALVIPGGMIWGTAKAPDLVPLATAFRSESKTVAAICAAASALAGTGLLNSVAHTGNALAAHQAYPAYRGEALYRDQPKAVSDHGVITAPGTAPFTFTVEILKALDLWTEEAAAEMAGFGAEFR, from the coding sequence ATGGCCCGCCTCGCGATTGCACTCACCCCCGCCTATGCCGATTGGGAGATCGGCATGCTGACGGCCGTCGCCCGCAGCTTTCTCGGCGCCGAAATCGTCACCGCCTCGCCGGACGGCGCGCCCGTCACCTCGATGGGCGGGCTGAAAGTGACCCCCGACAGCGCCTACGGCGATCTTGTGCCGACGGAATTCGATGCGCTCGTCATTCCGGGCGGCATGATCTGGGGCACGGCCAAGGCGCCGGACCTTGTGCCGCTCGCCACCGCCTTCCGGAGCGAAAGCAAGACGGTCGCCGCCATCTGCGCCGCCGCCAGCGCGCTGGCCGGCACCGGCCTCCTCAACAGCGTCGCCCATACCGGCAATGCGCTTGCCGCCCACCAGGCTTATCCCGCCTATCGCGGCGAAGCGCTTTACCGCGACCAGCCGAAGGCCGTCTCCGACCACGGCGTGATCACCGCCCCGGGCACCGCACCGTTTACGTTCACGGTGGAGATTTTGAAGGCGCTCGATTTGTGGACGGAGGAGGCCGCGGCGGAGATGGCAGGGTTTGGGGCGGAGTTTCGGTAG